One stretch of Arachis duranensis cultivar V14167 chromosome 1, aradu.V14167.gnm2.J7QH, whole genome shotgun sequence DNA includes these proteins:
- the LOC127747567 gene encoding GDSL esterase/lipase At5g33370-like has product MAKRLMVMLILYLAMEIGHSRLLLAEAYYNNNEPQVPALYIFGDSTFDVGTNNFLKNSTSRADMKFYGIDFPNSEPTGRFSNGLNTADRLAILLGFQESPLPYLYLKNNTQIFQKEILKGVNFASGGSGILKKTGEIPYKEVVSMHEQIKQFKSVYSKISEYLNESSGAEKRINKSMFLISVGSNDIFEFFINATETGANFTEVVPQFMSNLMDTYHSHLQELISHGARKVGIVSVPPIGCVPIVRGTFGGNCSDGINAIAQLFHSSLHAMVSKLRIDCSDLKYSIANAYDITNLTMIDDPAPIGLNDVKTACCGNETLTLTIPPSPIGVACSPQASVCENRDVFLFWDQYHPTEYASSIAALAFFTAGPEFVSPFNFSTLAQF; this is encoded by the exons ATGGCCAAGAGATTGATGGTTATGTTGATTCTCTACCTAGCCATGGAAATTGGGCACTCTAGATTATTATTGGCTGAGGCTTATTACAACAATAATGAGCCACAAGTACCTGCACTTTACATATTTGGGGACTCAACATTTGATGTTGGTACCAacaatttcttgaaaaattcAACATCAAGGGCAGATATGAAATTTTATGGAATTGATTTTCCTAACTCAGAGCCAACTGGCAGGTTTAGCAACGGTTTAAACACTGCTGATCGCCTtg CGATATTACTAGGGTTCCAGGAGAGTCCACTGCCGTATCTGTATCTTAAGAATAACACACAAATTTTCCAAAAAGAAATCCTTAAAGGCGTCAATTTTGCTTCAGGTGGATCAGGGATTCTCAAAAAAACAGGAGAAATTCCCTAT AAAGAGGTTGTATCCATGCATGAGCAAATTAAACAATTCAAAAGCGTTTACAGTAAAATCTCAGAGTATCTAAATGAAAGCAGTGGTGCAgagaaaagaattaacaaatcTATGTTCCTTATAAGTGTGGGAAGCAATGACATATTTGAGTTCTTTATTAATGCTACTGAGACTGGAGCAAATTTCACTGAGGTTGTGCCACAATTCATGTCCAATCTCATGGATACTTACCACTCCCATCTCCAG GAACTAATAAGCCATGGAGCTAGAAAAGTTGGCATAGTGAGTGTTCCTCCAATAGGTTGTGTCCCAATAGTGCGTGGCACTTTTGGTGGAAACTGTTCGGATGGAATAAATGCAATTGCTCAATTGTTCCATTCATCACTGCATGCTATGGTCTCAAAATTAAGAATAGATTGCTCTGATTTGAAGTACTCAATTGCAAATGCTTATGACATTACTAATCTTACAATGATTGATGATCCTGCTCCTATTG GGTTGAATGATGTGAAAACAGCATGCTGTGGAAATGAAACTCTGACATTAACAATACCACCAAGTCCAATTGGAGTGGCATGCAGCCCTCAAGCAAGTGTGTGTGAAAACCGAGATGTGTTCTTGTTTTGGGATCAGTATCATCCAACTGAATATGCTTCTTCCATTGCTGCCCTTGCTTTCTTCACTGCTGGACCTGAATTTGTTTCTCCCTTCAATTTTAGCACACTTgctcaattttaa